A region from the Oncorhynchus keta strain PuntledgeMale-10-30-2019 chromosome 5, Oket_V2, whole genome shotgun sequence genome encodes:
- the LOC118384259 gene encoding uncharacterized protein LOC118384259 isoform X4 yields the protein MKLFFSSSYTICSLSLQSVKYPPQFCILRSRLVTAHNLVSCRIDTMASKMTASVSLEQDLFKCPICLDLLKDPVTMPCGHSHCMGCIQGLWEQEDQMGGQICPQCKESLTQPWPTLNQNTILAEMVAKLKKTELQAAPLTEDVVACDFCTRGANQAVKSCLVCLASYCETHLKPHYENPSFGRHKLLDATRRLQERVCSTHHKLLEVYCRTDKLCVCASCALYDHKGHVTVAASAERMEKQKETEATGGSCRQKVKEKEEEVEHLRGALVSFKRSAREAVLDSTRTLSELKVYLERRGNQVKELIRAQEKVEVNWAEAQLQRLEQEIIALKKRDSELKKLTLTQDDAYFLQHYQDPRSSPVSEDLPSVNIDPLCDFGTVKRAYTHFKEQLECFCDGEMKRILNTVKAIHMLQSPKPSQFSAPKTIGQANGSPPAFKPALVMGEPAVTCDSPLSLCTKSSILKCSSMSKPPTGSAILFIEKGPSNDTKPAARVETILTKPLSTTDNLLLTKSASNMNINPLLIKSSSNTEEFTKPASGAGIAVLNSTPAPTTSSSIFNCPVGVFGKPAVDVDDFCKAALNTDSGPFTKLVSDNNSREKPSTGFSFGEPKCNAGSSLFGKPESNTGSPLFGKPASNTGSPLFGKPAFNTGSPLFGKPASNTGSPLFGKPAFNTGSPLFGKPAFNTGSPLFGKPAFNTCSPLFGKPAFNTCSPLFGKPEANTFLFLFGKPASNTGSPLFGKSESSTGSPLFGKPESSTGSPLFGKPESSTGSPLFGKPESSSGSPLFGKPESSTGSPLFGKPESSTGSPLFGKPESSTVSPLFGKPESSTGSPLFGKPESSTGSPLFGKPASSTGSPLFGKPASSTGSPLFGKPASSTGSPLFGKPASSTGSPLFGKPASSTGSPLFGKPESSTGSPLFGKPESSTGSPLFGTPESSTGSPLFGTPESKTGSSYGKPADQPGVVEISILEN from the exons ATGAaactctttttttcttcttcttacaCGATATGTTCCCTTTCTCTTCAGTCAGTGAAGTACCCACCTCAGTTCTGTATTTTACGCTCTAGACTAGTTACCGCACACAATTTGGTTAGCTGTAGAATAGACACAATGGCGAGTAAAATGACAGCCTCTGTCTCATTGGAACAGGACCTCTTCAAATGTCCCATCTGTCTAGACCTGCTGAAAGATCCGGTGACTATGCCGTGTGGACACAGTCACTGTATGGGCTGTATCCAGGGCTTATGGGAGCAGGAGGACCAGATGGGAGGTCAGATCTGCCCCCAGTGCAAAGAAAGTCTTACACAACCTTGGCCCACTCTTAACCAAAATACTATTCTGGCTGAAATGGTGGCGAAACTGAAGAAGACAGAACTCCAAGCTGCTCCTCTTACGGAAGATGTGGTTGCATGTGACTTCTGCACTAGAGGAGCGAACCAAGCTGTCAAGTCCTGCCTGGTGTGCCTGGCTTCTTACTGTGAGACTCACCTAAAGCCCCACTATGAAAACCCTTCCTTTGGAAGGCACAAGCTGCTGGATGCCACCCGACGATTACAGGAACGGGTTTGCTCAACTCATCACAAACTGCTGGAGGTTTACTGCAGAACcgacaaactgtgtgtgtgtgcgagttgTGCACTGTACGATCACAAAGGCCATGTCACCGTCGCTGCATCAGCTGAAAGAATGGAGAAGCAG aaagagacagaggccACAGGAGGATCATGTAGACAGAAAGTCAAGGaaaaggaagaggaggtggagcaCCTGAGGGGAGCTTTGGTGTCGTTTAAG CGCTCTGCAAGGGAAGCTGTTCTGGACAGCACCAGGACGCTCTCAGAGCTGAAAGTATATCTGGAGCGGAGGGGCAACCAAGTGAAGGAGCTGATCAGGGCTCAGGAAAAGGTGGAGGTGAACTGGGCGGAGGCCCAACTGCAGCGTCTGGAGCAGGAGATTATTGCGCTGAAGAAGAGAGACTCTGAGCTGAAGAAACTCACACTGACCCAAGATGACGCATACTTCCTTCAG CATTACCAAGACCCCAGGAGCTCTCCTGTATCTGAAGACCTGCCGAGTGTCAACATTGACCCGCTGTGTGATTTTGGGACAGTAAAGAGAGCTTATACTCATTTCAAGGAGCAGTTGGAATGCTTCTGTGATGGAGAAATGAAGAGAATATTGAACACAG TAAAAGCCATCCATATGCTTCAGTCACCAAAGCCCAGCCAAT TTTCAGCTCCAAAGACAATTGGTCAAGCCAATGGGAGCCCCCCAGCCTTCAAGCCCGCCCTGGTAATGGGGGAACCTGCAGTAACCTGCgactctcccctttccctctgtACAAAGTCCTCTATCTTGAAGTGCTCTTCTATGAGCAAACCTCCAACTGGCTCAGCGATCCTATTCATCGAAAAAGGGCCATCAAATGACACTAAGCCTGCTGCTAGAGTAGAGACCATCCTCACCAAACCCTTGTCCACCACTGACAACCTTCTCTTGACCAAATCGGCATCTAATATGAACATCAATCCCCTGCTTATTAAATCCTCATCCAACACTGAAGAGTTCACCAAACCTGCATCTGGAGCTGGTATAGCAGTCCTTAACAGCACACCTGCTCCTACAACAAGTAGCAGCATTTTCAATTGTCCTGTTGGTGTTTTTGGTAAGCCTGCAGTTGACGTAGATGATTTTTGTAAGGCAGCATTAAACACTGACAGCGGTCCTTTCACCAAACTTGTATCTGACAACAATAGTAGGGAAAAGCCTAGCACAGGTTTCTCCTTTGGCGAGCCAAAATGTAACGCAGGCTCATCCCTCTTTGGCAAGCCTGAATCTAACACAGGTTCACCCCTCTTTGGCAAGCCTGCATCTAACACAGGTTCACCCCTCTTTGGCAAGCCTGCATTTAACACAGGTTCACCCCTCTTTGGCAAGCCTGCATCTAACACAGGTTCACCCCTCTTTGGCAAGCCTGCATTTAACACAGGTTCACCCCTCTTTGGCAAGCCTGCATTTAACACAGGTTCACCCCTCTTTGGCAAGCCTGCATTTAACACATGTTCACCCCTCTTTGGCAAGCCTGCATTTAACACATGTTCACCCCTCTTTGGCAAGCCTGAAGCTAACACATTTTTATTCCTCTTTGGCAAGCCTGCATCTAACACAGGTTCACCCCTCTTTGGCAAGTCTGAATCTAGCACAGGTTCACCCCTCTTTGGCAAGCCTGAATCTAGCACAGGTTCACCCCTCTTTGGCAAGCCTGAATCTAGCACAG GTTCACCCCTCTTTGGCAAGCCTGAATCTAGCTCAGGTTCACCCCTCTTTGGCAAGCCTGAATCTAGCACAGGTTCACCCCTCTTTGGCAAGCCTGAATCTAGCACAGGTTCACCCCTCTTTGGCAAGCCTGAATCTAGCACAGTTTCACCCCTCTTTGGCAAGCCTGAATCTAGCACAGGTTCACCCCTCTTTGGCAAGCCTGAATCTAGCACAGGTTCACCCCTCTTTGGCAAGCCTGCATCTAGCACAGGTTCACCCCTCTTTGGCAAGCCTGCATCTAGCACAGGTTCACCCCTCTTTGGCAAGCCTGCATCTAGCACAGGTTCACCCCTCTTTGGCAAGCCTGCATCTAGCACAGGTTCACCCCTCTTTGGCAAGCCTGCATCTAGCACAGGTTCACCCCTCTTTGGCAAGCCTGAATCTAGCACAGGTTCACCCCTCTTTGGCAAGCCTGAATCTAGCACAGGTTCACCCCTCTTTGGCACGCCTGAATCTAGCACAGGTTCACCCCTCTTTGGCACGCCTGAATCTAAAACAGGATCCTCCTATGGCAAGCCTGCAGACCAGCCTGGGGTCGTGGAGATTTCTATTTTAGAAAACTAA
- the LOC118384259 gene encoding nuclear pore complex protein Nup214-like isoform X40, producing the protein MKLFFSSSYTICSLSLQSVKYPPQFCILRSRLVTAHNLVSCRIDTMASKMTASVSLEQDLFKCPICLDLLKDPVTMPCGHSHCMGCIQGLWEQEDQMGGQICPQCKESLTQPWPTLNQNTILAEMVAKLKKTELQAAPLTEDVVACDFCTRGANQAVKSCLVCLASYCETHLKPHYENPSFGRHKLLDATRRLQERVCSTHHKLLEVYCRTDKLCVCASCALYDHKGHVTVAASAERMEKQKETEATGGSCRQKVKEKEEEVEHLRGALVSFKRSAREAVLDSTRTLSELKVYLERRGNQVKELIRAQEKVEVNWAEAQLQRLEQEIIALKKRDSELKKLTLTQDDAYFLQHYQDPRSSPVSEDLPSVNIDPLCDFGTVKRAYTHFKEQLECFCDGEMKRILNTVKAIHMLQSPKPSQFSAPKTIGQANGSPPAFKPALVMGEPAVTCDSPLSLCTKSSILKCSSMSKPPTGSAILFIEKGPSNDTKPAARVETILTKPLSTTDNLLLTKSASNMNINPLLIKSSSNTEEFTKPASGAGIAVLNSTPAPTTSSSIFNCPVGVFGKPAVDVDDFCKAALNTDSGPFTKLVSDNNSREKPSTGFSFGEPKCNAGSSLFGKPESNTGSPLFGKPASNTGSPLFGKPAFNTGSPLFGKPASNTGSPLFGKPAFNTGSPLFGKPAFNTGSPLFGKPAFNTCSPLFGKPAFNTCSPLFGKPEANTFLFLFGKPASNTGSPLFGKSESSTGSPLFGKPESSTGSPLFGKPESSTGSPLFGKPESSTGSPLFGKPASSTGSPLFGKPASSTGSPLFGKPESSTGSPLFGKPESSTGSPLFGTPESSTGSPLFGTPESKTGSSYGKPADQPGVVEISILEN; encoded by the exons ATGAaactctttttttcttcttcttacaCGATATGTTCCCTTTCTCTTCAGTCAGTGAAGTACCCACCTCAGTTCTGTATTTTACGCTCTAGACTAGTTACCGCACACAATTTGGTTAGCTGTAGAATAGACACAATGGCGAGTAAAATGACAGCCTCTGTCTCATTGGAACAGGACCTCTTCAAATGTCCCATCTGTCTAGACCTGCTGAAAGATCCGGTGACTATGCCGTGTGGACACAGTCACTGTATGGGCTGTATCCAGGGCTTATGGGAGCAGGAGGACCAGATGGGAGGTCAGATCTGCCCCCAGTGCAAAGAAAGTCTTACACAACCTTGGCCCACTCTTAACCAAAATACTATTCTGGCTGAAATGGTGGCGAAACTGAAGAAGACAGAACTCCAAGCTGCTCCTCTTACGGAAGATGTGGTTGCATGTGACTTCTGCACTAGAGGAGCGAACCAAGCTGTCAAGTCCTGCCTGGTGTGCCTGGCTTCTTACTGTGAGACTCACCTAAAGCCCCACTATGAAAACCCTTCCTTTGGAAGGCACAAGCTGCTGGATGCCACCCGACGATTACAGGAACGGGTTTGCTCAACTCATCACAAACTGCTGGAGGTTTACTGCAGAACcgacaaactgtgtgtgtgtgcgagttgTGCACTGTACGATCACAAAGGCCATGTCACCGTCGCTGCATCAGCTGAAAGAATGGAGAAGCAG aaagagacagaggccACAGGAGGATCATGTAGACAGAAAGTCAAGGaaaaggaagaggaggtggagcaCCTGAGGGGAGCTTTGGTGTCGTTTAAG CGCTCTGCAAGGGAAGCTGTTCTGGACAGCACCAGGACGCTCTCAGAGCTGAAAGTATATCTGGAGCGGAGGGGCAACCAAGTGAAGGAGCTGATCAGGGCTCAGGAAAAGGTGGAGGTGAACTGGGCGGAGGCCCAACTGCAGCGTCTGGAGCAGGAGATTATTGCGCTGAAGAAGAGAGACTCTGAGCTGAAGAAACTCACACTGACCCAAGATGACGCATACTTCCTTCAG CATTACCAAGACCCCAGGAGCTCTCCTGTATCTGAAGACCTGCCGAGTGTCAACATTGACCCGCTGTGTGATTTTGGGACAGTAAAGAGAGCTTATACTCATTTCAAGGAGCAGTTGGAATGCTTCTGTGATGGAGAAATGAAGAGAATATTGAACACAG TAAAAGCCATCCATATGCTTCAGTCACCAAAGCCCAGCCAAT TTTCAGCTCCAAAGACAATTGGTCAAGCCAATGGGAGCCCCCCAGCCTTCAAGCCCGCCCTGGTAATGGGGGAACCTGCAGTAACCTGCgactctcccctttccctctgtACAAAGTCCTCTATCTTGAAGTGCTCTTCTATGAGCAAACCTCCAACTGGCTCAGCGATCCTATTCATCGAAAAAGGGCCATCAAATGACACTAAGCCTGCTGCTAGAGTAGAGACCATCCTCACCAAACCCTTGTCCACCACTGACAACCTTCTCTTGACCAAATCGGCATCTAATATGAACATCAATCCCCTGCTTATTAAATCCTCATCCAACACTGAAGAGTTCACCAAACCTGCATCTGGAGCTGGTATAGCAGTCCTTAACAGCACACCTGCTCCTACAACAAGTAGCAGCATTTTCAATTGTCCTGTTGGTGTTTTTGGTAAGCCTGCAGTTGACGTAGATGATTTTTGTAAGGCAGCATTAAACACTGACAGCGGTCCTTTCACCAAACTTGTATCTGACAACAATAGTAGGGAAAAGCCTAGCACAGGTTTCTCCTTTGGCGAGCCAAAATGTAACGCAGGCTCATCCCTCTTTGGCAAGCCTGAATCTAACACAGGTTCACCCCTCTTTGGCAAGCCTGCATCTAACACAGGTTCACCCCTCTTTGGCAAGCCTGCATTTAACACAGGTTCACCCCTCTTTGGCAAGCCTGCATCTAACACAGGTTCACCCCTCTTTGGCAAGCCTGCATTTAACACAGGTTCACCCCTCTTTGGCAAGCCTGCATTTAACACAGGTTCACCCCTCTTTGGCAAGCCTGCATTTAACACATGTTCACCCCTCTTTGGCAAGCCTGCATTTAACACATGTTCACCCCTCTTTGGCAAGCCTGAAGCTAACACATTTTTATTCCTCTTTGGCAAGCCTGCATCTAACACAGGTTCACCCCTCTTTGGCAAGTCTGAATCTAGCACAGGTTCACCCCTCTTTGGCAAGCCTGAATCTAGCACAG GTTCACCCCTCTTTGGCAAGCCTGAATCTAGCACAGGTTCACCCCTCTTTGGCAAGCCTGAATCTAGCACAG GTTCACCCCTCTTTGGCAAGCCTGCATCTAGCACAGGTTCACCCCTCTTTGGCAAGCCTGCATCTAGCACAGGTTCACCCCTCTTTGGCAAGCCTGAATCTAGCACAGGTTCACCCCTCTTTGGCAAGCCTGAATCTAGCACAGGTTCACCCCTCTTTGGCACGCCTGAATCTAGCACAGGTTCACCCCTCTTTGGCACGCCTGAATCTAAAACAGGATCCTCCTATGGCAAGCCTGCAGACCAGCCTGGGGTCGTGGAGATTTCTATTTTAGAAAACTAA
- the LOC118384259 gene encoding uncharacterized protein LOC118384259 isoform X38, which yields MKLFFSSSYTICSLSLQSVKYPPQFCILRSRLVTAHNLVSCRIDTMASKMTASVSLEQDLFKCPICLDLLKDPVTMPCGHSHCMGCIQGLWEQEDQMGGQICPQCKESLTQPWPTLNQNTILAEMVAKLKKTELQAAPLTEDVVACDFCTRGANQAVKSCLVCLASYCETHLKPHYENPSFGRHKLLDATRRLQERVCSTHHKLLEVYCRTDKLCVCASCALYDHKGHVTVAASAERMEKQKETEATGGSCRQKVKEKEEEVEHLRGALVSFKRSAREAVLDSTRTLSELKVYLERRGNQVKELIRAQEKVEVNWAEAQLQRLEQEIIALKKRDSELKKLTLTQDDAYFLQHYQDPRSSPVSEDLPSVNIDPLCDFGTVKRAYTHFKEQLECFCDGEMKRILNTVKAIHMLQSPKPSQFSAPKTIGQANGSPPAFKPALVMGEPAVTCDSPLSLCTKSSILKCSSMSKPPTGSAILFIEKGPSNDTKPAARVETILTKPLSTTDNLLLTKSASNMNINPLLIKSSSNTEEFTKPASGAGIAVLNSTPAPTTSSSIFNCPVGVFGKPAVDVDDFCKAALNTDSGPFTKLVSDNNSREKPSTGFSFGEPKCNAGSSLFGKPESNTGSPLFGKPASNTGSPLFGKPAFNTGSPLFGKPASNTGSPLFGKPAFNTGSPLFGKPAFNTGSPLFGKPAFNTCSPLFGKPAFNTCSPLFGKPEANTFLFLFGKPASNTGSPLFGKSESSTGSPLFGKPESSTGSPLFGKPASSTGSPLFGKPASSTGSPLFGKPASSTGSPLFGKPASSTGSPLFGKPESSTGSPLFGKPESSTGSPLFGTPESSTGSPLFGTPESKTGSSYGKPADQPGVVEISILEN from the exons ATGAaactctttttttcttcttcttacaCGATATGTTCCCTTTCTCTTCAGTCAGTGAAGTACCCACCTCAGTTCTGTATTTTACGCTCTAGACTAGTTACCGCACACAATTTGGTTAGCTGTAGAATAGACACAATGGCGAGTAAAATGACAGCCTCTGTCTCATTGGAACAGGACCTCTTCAAATGTCCCATCTGTCTAGACCTGCTGAAAGATCCGGTGACTATGCCGTGTGGACACAGTCACTGTATGGGCTGTATCCAGGGCTTATGGGAGCAGGAGGACCAGATGGGAGGTCAGATCTGCCCCCAGTGCAAAGAAAGTCTTACACAACCTTGGCCCACTCTTAACCAAAATACTATTCTGGCTGAAATGGTGGCGAAACTGAAGAAGACAGAACTCCAAGCTGCTCCTCTTACGGAAGATGTGGTTGCATGTGACTTCTGCACTAGAGGAGCGAACCAAGCTGTCAAGTCCTGCCTGGTGTGCCTGGCTTCTTACTGTGAGACTCACCTAAAGCCCCACTATGAAAACCCTTCCTTTGGAAGGCACAAGCTGCTGGATGCCACCCGACGATTACAGGAACGGGTTTGCTCAACTCATCACAAACTGCTGGAGGTTTACTGCAGAACcgacaaactgtgtgtgtgtgcgagttgTGCACTGTACGATCACAAAGGCCATGTCACCGTCGCTGCATCAGCTGAAAGAATGGAGAAGCAG aaagagacagaggccACAGGAGGATCATGTAGACAGAAAGTCAAGGaaaaggaagaggaggtggagcaCCTGAGGGGAGCTTTGGTGTCGTTTAAG CGCTCTGCAAGGGAAGCTGTTCTGGACAGCACCAGGACGCTCTCAGAGCTGAAAGTATATCTGGAGCGGAGGGGCAACCAAGTGAAGGAGCTGATCAGGGCTCAGGAAAAGGTGGAGGTGAACTGGGCGGAGGCCCAACTGCAGCGTCTGGAGCAGGAGATTATTGCGCTGAAGAAGAGAGACTCTGAGCTGAAGAAACTCACACTGACCCAAGATGACGCATACTTCCTTCAG CATTACCAAGACCCCAGGAGCTCTCCTGTATCTGAAGACCTGCCGAGTGTCAACATTGACCCGCTGTGTGATTTTGGGACAGTAAAGAGAGCTTATACTCATTTCAAGGAGCAGTTGGAATGCTTCTGTGATGGAGAAATGAAGAGAATATTGAACACAG TAAAAGCCATCCATATGCTTCAGTCACCAAAGCCCAGCCAAT TTTCAGCTCCAAAGACAATTGGTCAAGCCAATGGGAGCCCCCCAGCCTTCAAGCCCGCCCTGGTAATGGGGGAACCTGCAGTAACCTGCgactctcccctttccctctgtACAAAGTCCTCTATCTTGAAGTGCTCTTCTATGAGCAAACCTCCAACTGGCTCAGCGATCCTATTCATCGAAAAAGGGCCATCAAATGACACTAAGCCTGCTGCTAGAGTAGAGACCATCCTCACCAAACCCTTGTCCACCACTGACAACCTTCTCTTGACCAAATCGGCATCTAATATGAACATCAATCCCCTGCTTATTAAATCCTCATCCAACACTGAAGAGTTCACCAAACCTGCATCTGGAGCTGGTATAGCAGTCCTTAACAGCACACCTGCTCCTACAACAAGTAGCAGCATTTTCAATTGTCCTGTTGGTGTTTTTGGTAAGCCTGCAGTTGACGTAGATGATTTTTGTAAGGCAGCATTAAACACTGACAGCGGTCCTTTCACCAAACTTGTATCTGACAACAATAGTAGGGAAAAGCCTAGCACAGGTTTCTCCTTTGGCGAGCCAAAATGTAACGCAGGCTCATCCCTCTTTGGCAAGCCTGAATCTAACACAGGTTCACCCCTCTTTGGCAAGCCTGCATCTAACACAGGTTCACCCCTCTTTGGCAAGCCTGCATTTAACACAGGTTCACCCCTCTTTGGCAAGCCTGCATCTAACACAGGTTCACCCCTCTTTGGCAAGCCTGCATTTAACACAGGTTCACCCCTCTTTGGCAAGCCTGCATTTAACACAGGTTCACCCCTCTTTGGCAAGCCTGCATTTAACACATGTTCACCCCTCTTTGGCAAGCCTGCATTTAACACATGTTCACCCCTCTTTGGCAAGCCTGAAGCTAACACATTTTTATTCCTCTTTGGCAAGCCTGCATCTAACACAGGTTCACCCCTCTTTGGCAAGTCTGAATCTAGCACAGGTTCACCCCTCTTTGGCAAGCCTGAATCTAGCACAG GTTCACCCCTCTTTGGCAAGCCTGCATCTAGCACAGGTTCACCCCTCTTTGGCAAGCCTGCATCTAGCACAGGTTCACCCCTCTTTGGCAAGCCTGCATCTAGCACAGGTTCACCCCTCTTTGGCAAGCCTGCATCTAGCACAGGTTCACCCCTCTTTGGCAAGCCTGAATCTAGCACAGGTTCACCCCTCTTTGGCAAGCCTGAATCTAGCACAGGTTCACCCCTCTTTGGCACGCCTGAATCTAGCACAGGTTCACCCCTCTTTGGCACGCCTGAATCTAAAACAGGATCCTCCTATGGCAAGCCTGCAGACCAGCCTGGGGTCGTGGAGATTTCTATTTTAGAAAACTAA
- the LOC118384259 gene encoding uncharacterized protein LOC118384259 isoform X48, which yields MKLFFSSSYTICSLSLQSVKYPPQFCILRSRLVTAHNLVSCRIDTMASKMTASVSLEQDLFKCPICLDLLKDPVTMPCGHSHCMGCIQGLWEQEDQMGGQICPQCKESLTQPWPTLNQNTILAEMVAKLKKTELQAAPLTEDVVACDFCTRGANQAVKSCLVCLASYCETHLKPHYENPSFGRHKLLDATRRLQERVCSTHHKLLEVYCRTDKLCVCASCALYDHKGHVTVAASAERMEKQKETEATGGSCRQKVKEKEEEVEHLRGALVSFKRSAREAVLDSTRTLSELKVYLERRGNQVKELIRAQEKVEVNWAEAQLQRLEQEIIALKKRDSELKKLTLTQDDAYFLQHYQDPRSSPVSEDLPSVNIDPLCDFGTVKRAYTHFKEQLECFCDGEMKRILNTVKAIHMLQSPKPSQFSAPKTIGQANGSPPAFKPALVMGEPAVTCDSPLSLCTKSSILKCSSMSKPPTGSAILFIEKGPSNDTKPAARVETILTKPLSTTDNLLLTKSASNMNINPLLIKSSSNTEEFTKPASGAGIAVLNSTPAPTTSSSIFNCPVGVFGKPAVDVDDFCKAALNTDSGPFTKLVSDNNSREKPSTGFSFGEPKCNAGSSLFGKPESNTGSPLFGKPASNTGSPLFGKPAFNTGSPLFGKPASNTGSPLFGKPAFNTGSPLFGKPAFNTGSPLFGKPAFNTCSPLFGKPAFNTCSPLFGKPEANTFLFLFGKPASNTGSPLFGKSESSTGSPLFGKPESSTGSPLFGKPASSTGSPLFGKPASSTGSPLFGKPESSTGSPLFGTPESSTGSPLFGTPESKTGSSYGKPADQPGVVEISILEN from the exons ATGAaactctttttttcttcttcttacaCGATATGTTCCCTTTCTCTTCAGTCAGTGAAGTACCCACCTCAGTTCTGTATTTTACGCTCTAGACTAGTTACCGCACACAATTTGGTTAGCTGTAGAATAGACACAATGGCGAGTAAAATGACAGCCTCTGTCTCATTGGAACAGGACCTCTTCAAATGTCCCATCTGTCTAGACCTGCTGAAAGATCCGGTGACTATGCCGTGTGGACACAGTCACTGTATGGGCTGTATCCAGGGCTTATGGGAGCAGGAGGACCAGATGGGAGGTCAGATCTGCCCCCAGTGCAAAGAAAGTCTTACACAACCTTGGCCCACTCTTAACCAAAATACTATTCTGGCTGAAATGGTGGCGAAACTGAAGAAGACAGAACTCCAAGCTGCTCCTCTTACGGAAGATGTGGTTGCATGTGACTTCTGCACTAGAGGAGCGAACCAAGCTGTCAAGTCCTGCCTGGTGTGCCTGGCTTCTTACTGTGAGACTCACCTAAAGCCCCACTATGAAAACCCTTCCTTTGGAAGGCACAAGCTGCTGGATGCCACCCGACGATTACAGGAACGGGTTTGCTCAACTCATCACAAACTGCTGGAGGTTTACTGCAGAACcgacaaactgtgtgtgtgtgcgagttgTGCACTGTACGATCACAAAGGCCATGTCACCGTCGCTGCATCAGCTGAAAGAATGGAGAAGCAG aaagagacagaggccACAGGAGGATCATGTAGACAGAAAGTCAAGGaaaaggaagaggaggtggagcaCCTGAGGGGAGCTTTGGTGTCGTTTAAG CGCTCTGCAAGGGAAGCTGTTCTGGACAGCACCAGGACGCTCTCAGAGCTGAAAGTATATCTGGAGCGGAGGGGCAACCAAGTGAAGGAGCTGATCAGGGCTCAGGAAAAGGTGGAGGTGAACTGGGCGGAGGCCCAACTGCAGCGTCTGGAGCAGGAGATTATTGCGCTGAAGAAGAGAGACTCTGAGCTGAAGAAACTCACACTGACCCAAGATGACGCATACTTCCTTCAG CATTACCAAGACCCCAGGAGCTCTCCTGTATCTGAAGACCTGCCGAGTGTCAACATTGACCCGCTGTGTGATTTTGGGACAGTAAAGAGAGCTTATACTCATTTCAAGGAGCAGTTGGAATGCTTCTGTGATGGAGAAATGAAGAGAATATTGAACACAG TAAAAGCCATCCATATGCTTCAGTCACCAAAGCCCAGCCAAT TTTCAGCTCCAAAGACAATTGGTCAAGCCAATGGGAGCCCCCCAGCCTTCAAGCCCGCCCTGGTAATGGGGGAACCTGCAGTAACCTGCgactctcccctttccctctgtACAAAGTCCTCTATCTTGAAGTGCTCTTCTATGAGCAAACCTCCAACTGGCTCAGCGATCCTATTCATCGAAAAAGGGCCATCAAATGACACTAAGCCTGCTGCTAGAGTAGAGACCATCCTCACCAAACCCTTGTCCACCACTGACAACCTTCTCTTGACCAAATCGGCATCTAATATGAACATCAATCCCCTGCTTATTAAATCCTCATCCAACACTGAAGAGTTCACCAAACCTGCATCTGGAGCTGGTATAGCAGTCCTTAACAGCACACCTGCTCCTACAACAAGTAGCAGCATTTTCAATTGTCCTGTTGGTGTTTTTGGTAAGCCTGCAGTTGACGTAGATGATTTTTGTAAGGCAGCATTAAACACTGACAGCGGTCCTTTCACCAAACTTGTATCTGACAACAATAGTAGGGAAAAGCCTAGCACAGGTTTCTCCTTTGGCGAGCCAAAATGTAACGCAGGCTCATCCCTCTTTGGCAAGCCTGAATCTAACACAGGTTCACCCCTCTTTGGCAAGCCTGCATCTAACACAGGTTCACCCCTCTTTGGCAAGCCTGCATTTAACACAGGTTCACCCCTCTTTGGCAAGCCTGCATCTAACACAGGTTCACCCCTCTTTGGCAAGCCTGCATTTAACACAGGTTCACCCCTCTTTGGCAAGCCTGCATTTAACACAGGTTCACCCCTCTTTGGCAAGCCTGCATTTAACACATGTTCACCCCTCTTTGGCAAGCCTGCATTTAACACATGTTCACCCCTCTTTGGCAAGCCTGAAGCTAACACATTTTTATTCCTCTTTGGCAAGCCTGCATCTAACACAGGTTCACCCCTCTTTGGCAAGTCTGAATCTAGCACAGGTTCACCCCTCTTTGGCAAGCCTGAATCTAGCACAG GTTCACCCCTCTTTGGCAAGCCTGCATCTAGCACAGGTTCACCCCTCTTTGGCAAGCCTGCATCTAGCACAG GTTCACCCCTCTTTGGCAAGCCTGAATCTAGCACAGGTTCACCCCTCTTTGGCACGCCTGAATCTAGCACAGGTTCACCCCTCTTTGGCACGCCTGAATCTAAAACAGGATCCTCCTATGGCAAGCCTGCAGACCAGCCTGGGGTCGTGGAGATTTCTATTTTAGAAAACTAA